Sequence from the Verrucomicrobiota bacterium genome:
CGAAGTGCAGGTGGACGCAGAAATAGATCAATACAAGCGGCAATACATTGCGTTGTTGCGCCGGAATAACCCTCGTGATGTTCAAGTGTTGTACATGTATTGCAAGTAAGTTTCTGCCAAAAGCAAGCTCGCTGGTCCACGCATGAAATCAGAACCGCCTCGCAAACGATTTCACGGTTCGTCCAAAATAATTTTTGTCACCGGAACGGACACGGGTGCTGGCAAAACATTACTCGCCGGGTTGCTCCTGCACCACTGCCGTCACTCAGGTTGTCACGCGCTGGGAATGAAACCCTTTTGTTCCGGTGGACGGGATGATGTTGTGTTCTTGAGTTCAGTGCAGAACCACGAGTTGCCGATGGATGAGATAAATCCTTTTTACTTCGCTGAACCGATTGCTCCTTTGGTCGCGGCGAGAAAGCGTCGAAGAGCGGTCAGATTGAGCGACGTTCTGGATCGAATTCGAAGGCTGGAATCAAAATGTGATCGGCTCATAATCGAGGGGGCAGGTGGCGTATTGGTGCCGTTGGGAGAAGGTTACTCGGTCTTGGATGTGATCGCCTTTTTGCGCTGTCAGGTCGTGGTCGCCGCACGAAACAAGTTGGGGATGATTAATCACACGCTCTTGACCGTGAAGGCATTGCAAGCTGTTGGAATTAAGAGCATTACTGTTATCTTGATGGGCTGTAGGGGGCGGGATGTCGCGGTTCACAGCAACCAGAATACGCTGCAGGAATTGCTCTCACCGATCACCGTCCTAAGCATCCCGTTCTTAGGTGAAGATGCCGTGCGTCTTTGTGCCCTAAAAAATAATTACAAAAAGACAAAGAAAACTATTGCACTGTTACCGAACTTTGATACTTTTGATCGCGTTCTTTTGAACGACTCAAAAAAGCGACTGACAACTAAACC
This genomic interval carries:
- the bioD gene encoding dethiobiotin synthase — translated: MKSEPPRKRFHGSSKIIFVTGTDTGAGKTLLAGLLLHHCRHSGCHALGMKPFCSGGRDDVVFLSSVQNHELPMDEINPFYFAEPIAPLVAARKRRRAVRLSDVLDRIRRLESKCDRLIIEGAGGVLVPLGEGYSVLDVIAFLRCQVVVAARNKLGMINHTLLTVKALQAVGIKSITVILMGCRGRDVAVHSNQNTLQELLSPITVLSIPFLGEDAVRLCALKNNYKKTKKTIALLPNFDTFDRVLLNDSKKRLTTKPSVDSARSRK